One region of Balaenoptera ricei isolate mBalRic1 chromosome 5, mBalRic1.hap2, whole genome shotgun sequence genomic DNA includes:
- the CXCL9 gene encoding C-X-C motif chemokine 9 isoform X1 encodes MRKSGVPLLLGIIFLTLIGVQGTPTMRNGRCSCINTSQGTIHSKSLKDLKQFAPSPSCEKTEIIATMKNGDQTCLNPDSTDVIELIKEWEKQVNQKKKQKKGKKYKKNKKVPKVKKPLHPPQKKTT; translated from the exons ATGAGGAAAAGTGGTGTTCCTCTCCTTTTGGGTATCATCTTCCTGACTCTGATTGGAGTTCAAG GAACTCCAACAATGAGGAATGGACGCTGTTCCTGCATCAACACCAGCCAAGGGACGATCCATTCAAAATCCTTAAAGGACCTTAAACAATTTGCCCCAAGCCCTTCTtgtgagaaaactgaaatcat TGCTACAATGAAGAATGGGGATCAAACCTGTCTAAACCCAGATTCAACAGATGTGATAGAATTGATTAAAGAGTGGGAGAAACAG gtcaaccaaaagaaaaagcaaaagaaagggaaaaaatataaaaaaaacaagaaagtcccaaaagttaaaaaacctCTACATCCTCCTCAAAAGAAGACTACATGA
- the CXCL9 gene encoding C-X-C motif chemokine 9 isoform X2, with amino-acid sequence MRNGRCSCINTSQGTIHSKSLKDLKQFAPSPSCEKTEIIATMKNGDQTCLNPDSTDVIELIKEWEKQVNQKKKQKKGKKYKKNKKVPKVKKPLHPPQKKTT; translated from the exons ATGAGGAATGGACGCTGTTCCTGCATCAACACCAGCCAAGGGACGATCCATTCAAAATCCTTAAAGGACCTTAAACAATTTGCCCCAAGCCCTTCTtgtgagaaaactgaaatcat TGCTACAATGAAGAATGGGGATCAAACCTGTCTAAACCCAGATTCAACAGATGTGATAGAATTGATTAAAGAGTGGGAGAAACAG gtcaaccaaaagaaaaagcaaaagaaagggaaaaaatataaaaaaaacaagaaagtcccaaaagttaaaaaacctCTACATCCTCCTCAAAAGAAGACTACATGA